In the genome of Cryptomeria japonica chromosome 8, Sugi_1.0, whole genome shotgun sequence, one region contains:
- the LOC131053020 gene encoding uncharacterized protein LOC131053020 has product MTKIIYTLDCKKNKFLKISVAVIAVSFLFFLHCYITVNGFHHFSSTQWRILYEERKIIHLNKALGNMTKDERIRWFTENLSRYNLLSDAISAQFPSKVRNFFRNCKIRFFTTWISNPKPLGPRERLSMESVFKFHPSACLLMTSRPMHSKKGQEILQPFQNRGFRVKAAAPDLNFLFSGTAAEGWLRNITSGKADPGKIGFGQNLSNISRLAVLYKYGGIYIDSDVIILKSMAKLRNVIGAQSVDPLGQWNRLNNAVLVFEKGHPLVWEFIEEIARSFNGSQWGHNGPYLATRVVRKITHRSDVLFHILSPVAFYPVNWNQIPKFFTNRTADSVEGNWRGVKMLQMEKASYALHLWNKHTKNLCVEEGSIIHQIFSKCCLLCGQRMFVQRKIYLIL; this is encoded by the coding sequence ATGACAAAGATAATTTACACTCTGGATTGTAAGAAAAATAAATTCTTAAAAATCTCTGTTGCTGTAATAGCAGTTTCATTCCTGTTCTTCCTTCACTGCTACATTACTGTGAATGGATTCCATCACTTTTCTTCCACACAATGGAGAATTCTTTATGAAGAAAGAAAGATTATTCACCTGAATAAAGCCCTTGGAAATATGACCAAGGATGAAAGAATCAGATGGTTCACAGAAAATCTGAGCCGCTACAATCTATTATCAGACGCAATTTCAGCTCAATTTCCATCAAAGGTGAGAAATTTCTTCAGAAATTGCAAAATTCGTTTCTTTACGACATGGATTTCAAATCCCAAACCCCTCGGCCCGCGGGAGCGGCTTTCCATGGAAAGCGTGTTTAAATTTCACCCCTCTGCCTGCCTGCTCATGACTTCCCGCCCGATGCACTCCAAAAAGGGCCAGGAAATTCTGCAGCCGTTTCAGAACAGAGGATTCAGGGTTAAAGCGGCGGCACCAGATTTAAATTTCCTGTTCAGCGGAACGGCGGCCGAAGGATGGCTGAGGAACATAACCTCGGGAAAAGCAGACCCTGGAAAAATAGGTTTTGGTCAAAATCTCTCAAATATAAGCCGTCTGGCGGTTCTTTACAAGTACGGCGGAATTTACATCGACAGCGATGTCATAATCCTGAAAAGCATGGCCAAATTACGGAATGTAATTGGCGCACAGAGTGTGGACCCTCTGGGGCAGTGGAACCGGCTAAATAATGCAGTTCTGGTATTCGAAAAGGGACACCCGCTGGTCtgggagtttattgaagaaatcgcCCGGAGCTTTAATGGTAGTCAGTGGGGTCATAATGGCCCGTACTTGGCCACACGCGTGGTCAGGAAAATCACTCACAGAAGTGATGTTCTGTTCCATATCTTGTCTCCCGTTGCTTTTTATCCTGTCAACTGGAATCAGATTCCGAAGTTTTTTACCAACAGAACGGCGGATTCGGTTGAGGGTAACTGGAGGGGCGTGAAGATGTTGCAGATGGAGAAGGCGTCGTATGCTCTGCATCTTTGGAACAAGCATACGAAAAATCTGTGTGTGGAAGAGGGGAGTATTATTCATCAGATATTCAGCAAATGTTGTCTGTTGTGTGGTCAAAGAATGTTTGTCCaaagaaaaatttatttgattttatga